One window of Sporocytophaga myxococcoides genomic DNA carries:
- a CDS encoding DUF1287 domain-containing protein, whose translation MKTNLLVILFLPLTLCSAFAQTNFHDRLADSALVLTKQKVVYDPTYFAIKYPNGDVPDGKGVCTDVVIRAYRKLGIDLQKEVHEDMKVNFSKYPNKWGLTKPDKNIDHRRVPNLMVFFSRHNSTQPISQNPKDYLPGDVVCWNLYDAVTHIGVVVKNKSADGQRHLVVHNIGAGQVIEDCLFSYKIIGHYRYKK comes from the coding sequence ATGAAGACCAATCTTTTAGTTATCCTTTTTCTCCCGCTGACTTTATGTTCTGCCTTTGCTCAAACAAACTTTCATGATCGATTAGCCGACTCTGCCCTCGTTTTAACCAAACAAAAAGTCGTATATGATCCGACTTATTTCGCTATTAAATACCCCAATGGTGACGTACCTGATGGTAAAGGAGTTTGTACTGATGTTGTAATCCGGGCTTACAGAAAATTAGGCATTGACCTTCAGAAAGAAGTGCATGAAGACATGAAAGTCAACTTCAGCAAATACCCCAACAAATGGGGACTTACCAAGCCAGATAAAAACATAGACCACAGGCGCGTACCTAATCTCATGGTGTTTTTTTCAAGACATAACAGCACACAACCAATTTCTCAAAATCCGAAAGATTATCTTCCGGGAGATGTAGTCTGCTGGAACCTATATGATGCTGTAACGCATATAGGTGTTGTGGTTAAAAACAAATCAGCAGATGGACAAAGACATCTCGTAGTTCACAATATTGGAGCAGGACAGGTTATAGAAGATTGTTTATTCAGCTACAAAATTATCGGGCATTACAGATATAAAAAGTAA